A single Pseudodesulfovibrio aespoeensis Aspo-2 DNA region contains:
- the icd gene encoding NADP-dependent isocitrate dehydrogenase: MAEKTIYYIEGDGIGPEVWKAGRPVLDAAVEKAYGTTNALNWVELLAGERGYAETGEHLPQATMDALAGAELAMKGPLQTPVGKGFRSLNVTLRQVFDLYACIRPIKYFKGIESPVKRPDLVDMTVFRENTEDVYAGIEYQSGSPEARKLIEFLTDQLGAKVDITAGVGIKPMTPAGSKRLVKRAIDFAIEHGKPSVTLVHKGNIMKHTEGGFRAWGYELAEQEYAGKVVREGEDGSGVIIKDRIADAMFQNVLMYPEQYSVIATTNLNGDYISDALAAQVGGLGLAPGVNMGDTLAFFEPTHGTAPTIAGKDMANPGSLILSGAMLLEHIGWTEAAQLIHAAVEKALTGKRVTVDLASQIAGSTRVGCQEFGDILLANL, translated from the coding sequence TTGGCTGAAAAGACCATCTATTACATCGAAGGTGACGGCATCGGTCCCGAAGTATGGAAGGCGGGCCGCCCCGTGCTCGACGCCGCGGTCGAGAAGGCCTACGGCACAACCAACGCCCTGAACTGGGTGGAGCTGCTGGCCGGGGAACGTGGCTATGCCGAAACCGGCGAGCACCTGCCCCAGGCGACCATGGACGCCCTGGCCGGGGCCGAACTGGCCATGAAAGGCCCGCTCCAGACGCCGGTGGGCAAGGGGTTCCGCAGCCTCAACGTCACCCTGCGCCAAGTCTTCGACCTCTATGCCTGCATCCGTCCCATCAAATACTTTAAGGGAATCGAGTCCCCCGTCAAGCGGCCCGATCTGGTGGACATGACCGTGTTCCGCGAGAACACCGAGGATGTCTACGCGGGCATCGAATACCAGTCCGGCAGCCCGGAGGCCAGGAAGCTCATCGAATTCCTGACCGACCAACTGGGCGCCAAGGTGGACATCACCGCGGGCGTGGGCATCAAGCCAATGACCCCGGCAGGCTCCAAGCGGCTGGTCAAGCGCGCCATCGACTTTGCCATCGAGCACGGCAAGCCCTCGGTGACCCTGGTCCACAAGGGCAACATCATGAAGCACACCGAGGGCGGCTTCCGCGCCTGGGGCTATGAGCTGGCCGAGCAGGAATACGCGGGCAAGGTTGTGCGCGAGGGCGAAGACGGCAGCGGCGTGATCATCAAGGACCGCATCGCGGACGCCATGTTCCAGAACGTGCTCATGTACCCGGAGCAGTACTCGGTCATCGCCACCACCAACCTCAACGGCGACTACATCTCCGACGCCCTGGCGGCGCAGGTGGGCGGCCTGGGGCTGGCTCCTGGCGTGAACATGGGCGACACCCTCGCCTTTTTCGAGCCCACCCATGGCACGGCCCCGACCATCGCAGGCAAGGACATGGCCAACCCCGGCTCCCTGATCCTCTCCGGGGCCATGCTCCTGGAGCACATCGGCTGGACCGAGGCCGCGCAGCTCATCCACGCCGCCGTGGAAAAAGCCCTTACGGGCAAGCGCGTGACCGTGGACCTCGCCTCCCAGATCGCGGGATCGACCAGGGTCGGCTGCCAGGAATTCGGCGACATCCTGCTGGCAAACCTCTAG